TCTCAATTTTCCCCTGATGTTGAGTTATCACCTGTTTGACAAAAAACAACCCTAACCCCGATGGCTGTTTTTTGGTGGAAAACCCCCACTCCCAGATCTTTTCCAGCTGTTCCGGTTCCATGCCCGGACCGTTATCTTCGATAATAAATTCCACCCAACCGTCATGCCCTCTGGTGCTGAACTTAATCCGGGCATCCGGCTGATGGGCAGTGGCTTCAAAGGCATTTTCCAGGATATTGATCAAGGCCCGGGTGATGCGAATATGGTTAATCGCTAATTCCCGCTCTGCTCCCTGGATATCAAAAATCACCGTCTGCCCGGTATAACGGGGCAATACATGGGCCCTGATGTAATTGACCAGATCTCCGACGGAAATCCTGGTTCTTTTAGCCTCTGCCAGGATTTCCGAAACCATGGCACTGGCATTATCCACCGCCTGGGCGATTTTTTCACTGTACTCCCGGATTTGTTCCTGTACCGTTAGAAGACCCACCAGAGAATTCAGGCCAGCAATAGTAGTCAAGGGTGTCTTGAGGTCATGCACAAGAGTGTGCATTTCCTGTAAATTGCGCAATTCCAGCCAGCGTAAGCGTTCTTCCCCTGATTGAACAGCGGCCTTATAACTATGATAGTACATAGCCTGTAACTGGGTGGCCACTATGGTCAGCAATGCAGTCAATATGGCCAGACTCACCAGAATCAGGCTGATGGCTGTGGCATCACCCAGAAAACTGCTTACCTCGGCCAGGGCGTAGGCTAACTGCCCCTGCGGCCAGAGGGGCCAAAAGCGCAGCCATTCCATGGTAGCTAAACTTAACGGCATCAAAAATAATACCGTTAAAGGCGGTTTATAATCTGCCATAGTTATTACCATGACCAGTGCAAAACTCCAGAACCAGATGGCCAGGGTTAAAAACCAGGGTGGAGTCTCACCCCCTAAAAAATAAGCATAGCTTTCCGCCCCTATAAAGGCCAGGAACGCCACTATGGCCGCCACCTTTTTCCCCAGGGGCCAGCTTAATTTCCAGAGGGTAAAGGACAAGAGCATAGGTACCAGGTCCAGCAGAAAGTAATATAAAAAGCCATAAGCCAGCCCCAGTAGCACCATAC
The sequence above is drawn from the Carboxydocella sporoproducens DSM 16521 genome and encodes:
- a CDS encoding sensor histidine kinase; this translates as MAKKILVICFLMLALVGPPLFQPLAELAVNYYEKAGISGEGMVLLGLAYGFLYYFLLDLVPMLLSFTLWKLSWPLGKKVAAIVAFLAFIGAESYAYFLGGETPPWFLTLAIWFWSFALVMVITMADYKPPLTVLFLMPLSLATMEWLRFWPLWPQGQLAYALAEVSSFLGDATAISLILVSLAILTALLTIVATQLQAMYYHSYKAAVQSGEERLRWLELRNLQEMHTLVHDLKTPLTTIAGLNSLVGLLTVQEQIREYSEKIAQAVDNASAMVSEILAEAKRTRISVGDLVNYIRAHVLPRYTGQTVIFDIQGAERELAINHIRITRALINILENAFEATAHQPDARIKFSTRGHDGWVEFIIEDNGPGMEPEQLEKIWEWGFSTKKQPSGLGLFFVKQVITQHQGKIEISSIRGQGTRIKILLPEEREGGSLLGQNPDYR